The sequence GATGACCACGGCGCTGGAGTGGGACGCCTCGGCGGCCTGGAGGAGCTGCTTCAGCGCCTCGGGATTGATGCCCTCCGCTTCGGGGGAGGCCGCGCGCGGAAGCTCCGGCGGCACGGCGGTGGCCATGGGGACTCGCGGCACGAGCGAGAGGGAGAAGAGCATCACCTTCACGAACAGGAGTGCATACAGACCGAGCATGGAACCTCCCTGGGCCCTGGGGCCGGCTGGACGGTTCGCACTCAACGCCCCTCATGTCTCGCGCGTATGTGCCGCGTGTAAACGAATGTAACTAGCGCGGCTGGGACGGACGCGGAGACTGCTGGAGCAGCCAGTCCACGAAGGTCCGCGCCGCCTGCCGCAGCCGGCGGTGGGACGGGTACACGATGAAGTAGCCGAAGCGCGCGAGCAGCACGGGGCCAGGCAGGCGCACGAGGCGGCCATCCGCGAGGTACGGCGTGACAATCCGCTCGCGCCCGAGCGCCGCGCCCAGGCCGTGCACCGCGGCCAGCAGCGCATCCGTTGTGTCGCTGAAGCCATGGCGCTCGTCGAACGGCACGTCGCGCACGCCGGCCGCGCGGAACCAGTCCGCCCAGCCCTGGCGCGACAAGTCCCGCACCAGCGGCAGCTTCGCGACATCCGCCGCGTCCCGCAGCTCCGCGACGCCGGGCAGGCGGGGCGAGGCCACCGGGAAGAGGGAGTCGTCCATCAGGTGGTGCGCCGTCAGGCCCGTCCAGTGGCCCTCACCGTGGCGGATGGCCAGGTCGGGGCCTCCTTCGTCGAAGCGAGCCAGCGACGACTCCGTGTCGACCTGGATGCGGATGTGCGGGTGTGCGGCGGTGAAGGCCGGCAGGCGCGGCATCAGCCAGGTGTAGGTCAGCGAGTGCAGGGTGTTGATGCGCACGCGGTTGCGCTCGTCGCGTGCGGTGCTGAGGCCTCGCAGCACGCCGTCGATGTCGGCCATGGCGCTGCTGGCCGTGTCCGCGAGCTGGCGTCCCTCGGGCGTCAGCAGGACGCCGCGCGCGTGCCGCTGGAAGAGGGCGACGCCGAGCTGGGCCTCCAGCTTGCGCACATGGTGGCTGATGGCGCTGGTGGTCAGGTGCAGCTCCTCCGCCGCATGGGCGAAGTTCTGGTGACGCGCGGCGGACTCGAACGCCGCCAGGGCCGGGAGCCATTCGGAGGGCAGGGGCATGACGAGCCTCAAATCATATTTGAGGCTGCCTGGAAAAACATGCGCTTGTCCCAGAGGAGGCACGGGGACATCTAGAGGGCCAGACAACAGTCATTTTGGAGCCTCTCCATGAGCTCGACCACGCTGGCCCGCCCCGCAACTCCACCCCTCGCAGTCTCCTGGCAGACGCCGCTGGAACTGGGCGTGCTGGGCGCCATCTGGGGCGCGTCGTTCATGTTCATGCGTATCGCGGCGAAGGACTTCGGCGCGATGCCGTTGGTGGAGATGCGGCTCGCGCTGGGCGCGCTCGTGCTGATGCCGTTCCTGTGGAAGGCGAGGGCGTCCTTCCCGCTGAAGCTCTGGCCGAAGCTGGCCCTGATTGGCGCCATCAACTCGGCGGTGCCCTTCGCGCTGTTCGCCTGGGCCGCGCAGCGGGCGCCGGCCGGCGTGGGCGCCATCTGCAACAGCATGGCGGTGCTGTTCACCGCGCTGGTGGCGTTCCTCTTCTACGGCGAGCGCATCGGCGCGCGGCGCGCGGTGGCGCTGCTCGCGGGCTTCGTCGGAGTGGTGGTGCTGGCCAGCGGGAAGACGGCGGGTGCGAGCATCGGCTGGGCGGTGGGCGCGGGCACCTCGGCCGCGTTCCTCTACGGCATCGGTGGGAATCTGGTGAAGCGGAAGCTCACGGGCCTGCCGCCCGGTGCCGTGGCGGCGGCCACGCTGGTGTGCTCGGCGGTGCTCATCCTCCCGTTCGCCATCGCCTCATGGCCGGAGCACTCCATTCCCATGCGGTCCTGGCTGAGCGCGGGTGGGCTCGGCGTGCTCTGCACCGGCGTGGCCTATGCCATCTTCTACCGGCTCATCATGCGCATCGGCGCGGCGCGTGCCTCCACCGTCACGTACATCGTCCCGCTGACTGCCGTGACGTGGGCGTGGCTGCTCCTGGACGAGCCGCTCACCGTCCCCATGCTCATCGCCGGGACGATGATTCTCGGCAGCGTGGCGCTGAGCCAGAAGCAGCCGGCGTAGCAGCTCCTTCACGACGGGCGGCGCACCGACGTGCCGCCCGTCACTCCCGGGGTGGGCCCGCTATTCCGACGCGAGGTCCCGCTTCTCGAACAGCCACATGGTGAGGAGCATGAAGGCGAGGGAGAAGGCCACCACCGACACGGTGCTCGCCTGCCAGGTCATGTCGTGGCCCAGCACATTCTCCACGTCCTGCTTGTCGTATGCGCTCAGCGCGAGCCACCTCGTCTGGAGCGAGTCCAGGTTCGCCATCGGGGAGACCCATCCTCCGGGGAGGAACACCGCCCCGCGCAGCAGGTGCTGGGCGGTGAAGCCGAGCAGGGTGCCGCCGACGAACGAGCGCGTGGCCACCGAGGCGAGCATCGTGAGGCTGATGGTGCAGCCGAACTCCAGCGTGTAGTACGCCACCATCCTGCCAATGTCCCCCGCGCCCAGGTTCACCGGGCCGGGCACGAAGTTCAGTCCCAGGGCGAGCGAGCCTCCCGCGCCCATGACAATCGCGAAGACGTAGGTGAAGGCCACCGCGCCCAGCGTCAGCACCAGCGTGGCCAGGAACTTCGCCACCAGCGACGAGGCGCGCGACGTCGTCCTCGGCAGCGTCATCTTCCACGTGCCACCGGAGTACTCGCTGCCCACCGCTCCCGCGGCCACCACCGTGATGAGGAGGGGGAGCGAGATGTTCGCAATCTTGATGGTGTTGAACAGGCAGCCCGGGAACGTGACGAGGCTGCGGGCCCAATCCCGCATGTTGTCGTTGGCCGACCCGGCGATGGCGATGGGCACCGGCAGCACCCCGAAGAAGAGCAGCAGCCCGAGCACGCCGAGGAAGAGGTTGCGCTTGCGGGCCTTGAGGAGCTCCGCGGTGAATTGGCGATGGAGCGCGATGAGGTTCATGGGTGCTTGCCTCCCCGCGCGTTGGCGGTGGCCTCGAAGAAGAGCTGCTCCAGCGAGTTGCGCTTCGGACGTACCTCGTACACGTCCACGTCTGCCTGCAGGAGCTTGCGCAGCACGCCCGGCACCGCGCTGTCGGCGCCCTCGGCCAACAGCCAGCCCGCGTCGGACGTCAGTCCCTCCGCCGGCGGCAGGTTCAGCAGGGCCGCGGCGCGCGCCATGGACGAGACGCGCAGCTCGATGCCGCTCGAGGCCAGCAGCTTCGCGACGTTGCCCTGGGTGCGCAGCTCACCGTTCTGGACGATGGCGACGTCCGTGCAGATGCGCTCCACCTCCTGGAGCAGGTGGCTGGAGAGGAACACCGTGCGGCCCTCGCGCTTCAGCGAGCCGATGAGGTCTCGAATCTCGCGCGCTCCGTCGGGGTCCAGGCCGTTGGTGGGCTCATCGAGGAAGAGCACCGGCGGGTCTCCGATGAGCGCCGCCGCGAGCCCGAGCCGCTGCTTCATGCCCAGCGAGAACTGCTTCACCGGACGCTTGAGCTCCTTCGCCAGGCCCACGAGCGTCAGCAGCCGGTCCGACTCGCCCGCGGCCAGCGCATGGCCCGCGCCGAGCGCCATCACGCGCAGGTTCTCCGCCGCGCTCAGGTACGGGTAGAAGGCGGGCACCTCGACGATGGCACCGACGAGCGTGGAAAGGCGGGGCCGCTCGCGCAGCACGTCCACGCCCATCACCGATGCCGCGCCGGACGTGGGCTTGATGAGCCCCAACAGCATGCGGATGGTCGTCGTCTTGCCCGCGCCGTTCGGCCCCAGAAAGCCGAACACGGAGCCGGCGGGCACCTCGAGGCTCAGGTTGTTCACCGCCGCGAGGGCGCCATACCTTTTCGTCAGGCCCTCCGTACGGATGGCGTAGTCCATGTGGGAGTCGGTTCCTTGTTGCTCGTGCGTGGAGGGGCTCTGGATTTAGCAGGGCCGGCCGTTCAGCAGCCAACCTTCCGCTGGAAGGTCCGCTCGGAACCAGGGGGAAGCGGCGGGCTGAAACCCGATTCAGGGCTCGCGCGTACAGGGGGAGAAACCGCACGCGTACCCCGCGTGCCCGGAGGCTGAATCCATGTCGCACGCTGCCGCCATCCCACCCCCTTTCCGCAGCGCACCGCGCCGGTTCCTTCCCTTCGCGCTGGTGGCCTTCGCCGTGCTGGCCGCGTGCACCGAGGCACGCGGCGCGGCCCCGGGCGCCAGCGCTCCTTCCACTCCGAGGCCCACCGTGAATGACACCCGCAGCTACGTGAAGCCCGCCGACGCGGAGCTTCGCCGCACCCTCTCGCCCCTCGCGTACGAGGTGACACAGGAGGCCGCCACCGAGCCCGCCTTCCACAACACCTTCTGGGACAACCACGCGGAAGGGCTCTACGTGGATGTCGCCACGGGAGAGCCGCTGTTCTCCTCGCGCGACAAGTTCGACTCCGGCACCGGCTGGCCCAGCTTCACGCGCCCCGTGGACGGCGCGCGCGTCGTGGAGAAGCGCGACGTCACCCTCGGCATGGTGCGTGTGGAGGTCCGCTCCAAGGCGGGGGACTCGCACCTGGGCCACGTGTTCGACGACGGGCCCCGGCCCACCGGCCTGCGCTACTGCATCAACTCGGCGGCGCTGCGCTTCATCCCGGTGAATGATTTGGCCAAGGAGGGCTACGGCGCATGGTTGCCGCTGTTCGGCCGCGAGGCTCCGGCGAGCGCGGTGGCTCCAGCGACGAAGGCGGGGAACGGCGCGGCGAAGGTCACGGTGCCGGCGGCGGCCACGGAGACGGCGCTGCTCGCGGGTGGCTGCTTCTGGGGCATGGAGGAAATCCTCCGGAAGATTCCGGGCGTCCTCAAGACGGACGTCGGCTACACGGGCGGCGTCTTCAAGCACCCCACCTACGAGGACGTGAGCTCCGGCGAAACGGGGCACGCCGAGTCCGTGCGCGTGGTGTTCGACCCGAAGGTGCTCAGCTACGAGACGCTGCTGGAGAAGTGGTTCTTCCGCATGCACGACCCGACGACGCCCAACCGGCAGGGCAATGACGTGGGCACGCAGTACCGCTCCGCCATCTTCTACCTGTCCGACGAGCAGCGCCGCGTGGCCGAGGAGGTGAAGGCTCGCGTCAACGCCTCCGGGAAGTGGAAGCGCCCCGTTGTCACCCAAATCACTCCGGCCGGCGAGTTCACCCCGGCCGAGGAGTACCACCAGGACTACCTGGAGAAGAACCCGGGCGGCTACACGTGCCACTACCTGCGTGACTGATGAAGCGCGGGGCGCCGCGATGCCTGGCGGCGCCCCGTGTTCGGTGTTCGCTTCAGGGGCTCATTCAGGACGCTGTGGATTCCCGCACTTCGCTCGGGCCTTCGCGAGGAGGCCCGTGCCCCGTGTTTGATGTTTGCGTCAGGAACTCAGGCGACGCGAGGGAAGTCCACCTCGGTGCCGGCCACGACGTTGAGGTAGTTGGTGAGCACGTTCTGCGCGACGGCGGCCACCACCTCCACCAGTTCCGCGTCGCTCAGCCCCGCCTTGCGCGCCTGCGCGAGCTGCGGGCCCACGTCCGCGGCCCGCGTGCGGGCGATGGCCACGGCCAGGTCCAGGATGGCCTGCTCACGCGGGTCCGCCGAGCGGCCGGTGCGGAAGCCGCTCAACTCATCCGCCTTCACCCCGTGACCCTTCGCCAGCGCCGTGTGCGCGGAGAGGCAGTAGGTGCAGCGGTTCAGCTCCGCCACGGCGATGGCGATGGCCTCCTGCGTGCGCGGCGACAGCTTCGCGCGGCCCATGGCGTCGAAGTAGCCCGCCACCGCGTCGAGCGCCGCGGGCGAGTGGGCGAAGGTGGAGAACATCTTCGGCACGCTCCCGAACTTCGCCTTCAGCGCGGCGAGCGTGGGCTCGGCGGCGGAGGGCGTGGTGGTGGGGCCGACGGGCGGAATGGTGGGCGTGGTCATGACGGTGCTCCTGCGGACAGCGGGTTGAGCGGCACGTCGATTTGGTATCGACTCGATACTAAATGCGGCCGACCACCCCGGCTTGTCAAGTCAGTATCGGCCCGATACCTTTTGGGTCATGGCCGTGGACCGCCTGTACGCACTGCTCGAACGAATGGGGAACCTGCTCCGCACGGAGGAGCGGGCGGCGGGGCTGCCGCACGGGTTGCAGCCGGTGCACCTCCAGGCGCTGCGCTACCTGCAGTCGTGCAACCGCTACAGCAACACGCCCGCGGCGCTGACGGAGTACCTGGGGCTCACCAAGGGCACGGTGTCCCAGACGCTGCTGCTGCTGGAGGAGAAGGGGCTCTTGCGCAAGGAGGCGGACGCGGAGGACCGGCGCGTCGTCCACCTGCTGCTCACGGAAGCGGGGCGCAAGGTGCTGAAGGAGGCGCTGCCGCCGGACCTCTTCAAGAGGGCCCTCGCGAATCTGCCGGGCGGAGGCGAGGCGCTGGAGGACGCGCTCACCGGCCTGCTGCGCTCGCTCCAGGCCGCGAATGCGCAGCGGAGCTTCGGTGCCTGCGCCACCTGCAAGCACTTCCAGCGCGAGGGGGCGGGCCGC comes from Pyxidicoccus parkwaysis and encodes:
- a CDS encoding LysR substrate-binding domain-containing protein, with product MPLPSEWLPALAAFESAARHQNFAHAAEELHLTTSAISHHVRKLEAQLGVALFQRHARGVLLTPEGRQLADTASSAMADIDGVLRGLSTARDERNRVRINTLHSLTYTWLMPRLPAFTAAHPHIRIQVDTESSLARFDEGGPDLAIRHGEGHWTGLTAHHLMDDSLFPVASPRLPGVAELRDAADVAKLPLVRDLSRQGWADWFRAAGVRDVPFDERHGFSDTTDALLAAVHGLGAALGRERIVTPYLADGRLVRLPGPVLLARFGYFIVYPSHRRLRQAARTFVDWLLQQSPRPSQPR
- a CDS encoding DMT family transporter; this translates as MSSTTLARPATPPLAVSWQTPLELGVLGAIWGASFMFMRIAAKDFGAMPLVEMRLALGALVLMPFLWKARASFPLKLWPKLALIGAINSAVPFALFAWAAQRAPAGVGAICNSMAVLFTALVAFLFYGERIGARRAVALLAGFVGVVVLASGKTAGASIGWAVGAGTSAAFLYGIGGNLVKRKLTGLPPGAVAAATLVCSAVLILPFAIASWPEHSIPMRSWLSAGGLGVLCTGVAYAIFYRLIMRIGAARASTVTYIVPLTAVTWAWLLLDEPLTVPMLIAGTMILGSVALSQKQPA
- a CDS encoding ABC transporter permease, producing the protein MNLIALHRQFTAELLKARKRNLFLGVLGLLLFFGVLPVPIAIAGSANDNMRDWARSLVTFPGCLFNTIKIANISLPLLITVVAAGAVGSEYSGGTWKMTLPRTTSRASSLVAKFLATLVLTLGAVAFTYVFAIVMGAGGSLALGLNFVPGPVNLGAGDIGRMVAYYTLEFGCTISLTMLASVATRSFVGGTLLGFTAQHLLRGAVFLPGGWVSPMANLDSLQTRWLALSAYDKQDVENVLGHDMTWQASTVSVVAFSLAFMLLTMWLFEKRDLASE
- a CDS encoding ABC transporter ATP-binding protein, which codes for MDYAIRTEGLTKRYGALAAVNNLSLEVPAGSVFGFLGPNGAGKTTTIRMLLGLIKPTSGAASVMGVDVLRERPRLSTLVGAIVEVPAFYPYLSAAENLRVMALGAGHALAAGESDRLLTLVGLAKELKRPVKQFSLGMKQRLGLAAALIGDPPVLFLDEPTNGLDPDGAREIRDLIGSLKREGRTVFLSSHLLQEVERICTDVAIVQNGELRTQGNVAKLLASSGIELRVSSMARAAALLNLPPAEGLTSDAGWLLAEGADSAVPGVLRKLLQADVDVYEVRPKRNSLEQLFFEATANARGGKHP
- a CDS encoding bifunctional methionine sulfoxide reductase B/A protein, which produces MSHAAAIPPPFRSAPRRFLPFALVAFAVLAACTEARGAAPGASAPSTPRPTVNDTRSYVKPADAELRRTLSPLAYEVTQEAATEPAFHNTFWDNHAEGLYVDVATGEPLFSSRDKFDSGTGWPSFTRPVDGARVVEKRDVTLGMVRVEVRSKAGDSHLGHVFDDGPRPTGLRYCINSAALRFIPVNDLAKEGYGAWLPLFGREAPASAVAPATKAGNGAAKVTVPAAATETALLAGGCFWGMEEILRKIPGVLKTDVGYTGGVFKHPTYEDVSSGETGHAESVRVVFDPKVLSYETLLEKWFFRMHDPTTPNRQGNDVGTQYRSAIFYLSDEQRRVAEEVKARVNASGKWKRPVVTQITPAGEFTPAEEYHQDYLEKNPGGYTCHYLRD
- a CDS encoding carboxymuconolactone decarboxylase family protein; the encoded protein is MTTPTIPPVGPTTTPSAAEPTLAALKAKFGSVPKMFSTFAHSPAALDAVAGYFDAMGRAKLSPRTQEAIAIAVAELNRCTYCLSAHTALAKGHGVKADELSGFRTGRSADPREQAILDLAVAIARTRAADVGPQLAQARKAGLSDAELVEVVAAVAQNVLTNYLNVVAGTEVDFPRVA
- a CDS encoding MarR family winged helix-turn-helix transcriptional regulator encodes the protein MAVDRLYALLERMGNLLRTEERAAGLPHGLQPVHLQALRYLQSCNRYSNTPAALTEYLGLTKGTVSQTLLLLEEKGLLRKEADAEDRRVVHLLLTEAGRKVLKEALPPDLFKRALANLPGGGEALEDALTGLLRSLQAANAQRSFGACATCKHFQREGAGRFRCGLTQEPLSREDSLLLCREHEAVPPGH